The genomic region CATAGCCGCTGAACTCCTGATACGCTTCGGAAAACCTGTTCAAAGCGAGCTTGCCGACCCCGCTGACCTGCACCGCCTGCGCCTCGGTGGGATAGACCCTCTTGGCCTGTTCGGCAAAGCTCACCGCCTCCTGATCTTTCTTCAGCGCCATCTTGCACTTGGCCATCATCAGGAGTGCCGCATAATCGTCGGGGGCCTTTTTCAGGGCATCGGCGAAGGAGGATTCCGCCCTGTTCATCTCCCCGGCCGCCATAAAACCGGCACCGTTCTGCATATCCTCCAGCGCCCCCCTGATCTTCCGGATACCGGCGGTGTTGTCCATGTAGCGCTGACGCAACATGTCCCGACCGCGGTACGAGGCATACTGTGACTCCACGCTTCTCACGGCGGTGTCATATCGTTCCTGGCTCATCGGGTGGGTCGAGAACATCAGTTCCAGGGCATTCGGCTTGTGCTGCGATTTCTTGACCAGCACTTCCATCAGGCCGGACATCCCTTTCGGATTATGACCACCCCGGACCATATATTCCATGCCGAGGCTGTCCGCTTCCCGCTCGTCGACCCGGCTGTAGCTGGCGAGAAGAACCTGAGCCCCCAGACCGCCGATCTTGTCAAGATAGGGAGCGTAACCGGCATACTCACCGCTTCGCATATACCCGGAACTCCCGGCCAGGGCCAGCTGCACCAGGGTCCCCTTGGTCATCCTTTCCGCAGTATGCCTGGCGTTCACATGCCCGATCTCATGACCGAGCAGCGCCGCTAAAGCGGCCTCGTCCTGAAGTTCGGCAAGTATCCCCCGGGTTACCGCGATCGAGCCGCCGGGAAAGGCATAGGCATTCACATAGACGGCATTGACCGCCCTGAAACTGTATGGCATCCCCGGCCGATGCGAAGTAGCAGCGATCACGCTTCCGACCCTGCCCACGTAGTCGTTCAAGGCGCGATCCTGGCACACTCCGTAATCCATGGAGAACTGCTGCGGCGATTGCTGCCGGTCAAGGGAGATCTCGCCCTCCTCGCTCATCAGGACCAGCTGCTGCCTGCCGGTGACCGGGTCAACCGCGCATCCGGTCAGGGCATATGCTGCCGAAGAGAGGGACAGCAGGTAAAGAAAATCCCTGCGGGACATGGACCTGGTAAAGATTCGGTTTCCGAACTTATTATTCATATTCACTCCATCCATAAAGCTGAGCGAAAGCGAGCCTGCGAGACATCGAGACCTATCCTCAAGAGGGTACTGAAGTGAGTACCCGAAGGGTGCAAATATTCTATACCGCAAAATTTACCCGGGCAACACCTGATATGAATTGAAGCTCCCCGCGGCAGATAAGCGACAGACTTCGAGCCACGGGGAATCTCCGTATGGAAGGATACTTACATCAGATTCGCTCACTAACCCCGCAGCAGATAGCGAACAGCGTGAGACTTCGAGCTGCGGGGAATGCGTTTCGCTATGCATGTTCAGAAACGGGCTCAGAACGTCGGCATCGGCATGGAACCCCATTTATGCTGCCCTGAGGGAGTGATGACCGACAGCATTTCGTGGCTGGCGGAATCGATATCTACAATCATTACCGGCTCCCGCCGCATGCCGATTTTGAACAGATTGTCAGCTTCGACCGACTCACCCTGCGGATCGGTTACCCGGACAAAAACAATCCTTTCAACATCGTAGTTGGTTGGGACGCTGCCGAGTGTGCTGACAAAATTATAAAAAATCCTGAAGAATTTGCCCAAGCCCCCCCGGAACTTATGCTCGTGCCATTCAAGCACTTCCGGAAAACGTTCAATCATATCATCGGAAAATCGCCGATCTTCATCGGTGACGATGGCGGTCAGGAAATAATCACCGGGAAAAATATAGGCCAGATTCGGCTGCAATTCCGCCCGCCGCGCTTCCACCTCGGGAGATGCGGCAAGAGCGGCCGCAACTTCGCGAGCCTCCTTCTCGGGACGCGGAAAAACCGGCAGCATCACCATCCCGGCCTGTTCTGAGATTGGCAGATGTTCAACCGTATATTCCCTGATCCCGGCGGCCAGAGACAAGGCCAGGGTCATGGTCAAGAGATAGGCGGCAAAAATCCCGAGCCCTCGGGGCCTGATCCAGCCGAACAACACCCGGTAAATTTTTGCCCCCGGTTCACCGGGGATAAACATCGGCGTATTCCGCAGATACTTCTCATAGCTCTCCGGGGCCTCCTGTTTCATTCGCCATTCTTCGTTTCTGGCCAGAAGGTAATAGACGAACAGCATGTTTACATACATGAAGAGGATCATAAATCGCGGCCAGTAAAGCATGAGACCGAATCCTGATACGGCGAGAAAGAGATATTGCGGATGCCTGATCTTGGAATAGAAGCTGATCTGAACCACGCCTTTCCCGGTAAAACGGCCATAATACAGAGGGATCGCGGCAAGCAGGAAAAGGAGCAGGCCAATGACCATCAGTACCTGAAAATACGAGATAAACAGAATCAGCGGGTCATCCATGAAAACCATGTGGGGCAGGAAGAATTCGGTGGTCCAGCTGAGGTAGGGAGAGGAGGAGAAAAATTCAAGGATCGGTCCGTACACCGAATAAAAATAAAGCGCGAAGGGTGAGATCATGATGATGATCTCAACTCCGATAAGACAATAGGCGGCAATTGTACTTGCCAGAATCAGTTTGTGCCGTTTCTCTTCACGCATTATCTCAGGATCACCTTTGTTATGAATAGCTTTGTAGATAATAACAGCCATTTGAGGCGGCAGATTGCACTAAGCCGTCACGGACTCAGGGATTTACCCAATACTGTATGCCTCATCGGCCGATAAATCCAGACGTCATTCACCGGAGATGGAATGGGACCTGCAAAAACCGCTCAGAAAAGCCTGAGAAACTTCAAGCCATCGCGCACAAGAACCAGGGAAAGCAGACAGAGCGCCCCCCCAAGTATGCGCATGGTGAGAACATATTTTCTTCCGGCCAGAAAGGTCTTCGACCTTCCGGCAAGAACCGCCAGGAAGACCTTGGAACCGATCAGCATCGCATAAAAGCCACCGACGAACAGGATCGGAGCGAAACCGTTCACCCCGGCTGCTTTCAGAACCACCGGCGCACCGACACTCAGCCAGAAAAGATACGGATGCGGGCTCAGGAAATTGACCAGCACCCCTTTGGCCAGTGACTGCGGCAGAGCCTCCGCTTGGTCCGGGGAAAAGGACCCGGCCCTGATATTCTGCCAGCCCATATAAAAGACAAAGAGCCCCCCGAGCAATGACACAATGCCGAGAACGGTATTGAATCCGGATAATTTGGCAAGGACAAACAGGGAAACAAAGATAATCGGCAGATCGGTTATCACTGGAGCAAGAGAGACCCTGATCCCGGAGCCGACTCCATGCCGCAGGGTCTCGGAGATAACCAGAGCAAACAACGGCCCCGGTGCAAATCCGGCCGAAAGGCCCAACACAATACCGAAGAGTAAATAGTGGATCATAACTCCAAAATCTGCAGAAAGGTAAAGCCGAGTTGAGCAGCTTGCCTGCTCGTACGAGACTTATACCCGAAGGGTGAAAAGCCGAGTTGAGCAGCTTGTCTGCTCGTACGAGACTTATACCCGAAGGGTGAAAAGCCGAGTTGAGCAGCCTGTCTGCTCGTACGAGACTTATACCCGAAGGGTGAAAAGCTTAAGTTGAGCAGCTTGTCTGCTCGTACGAGACTTATACCCGAAGGGTGAAAAGCTTAAGTTGAGCAGCTTGTCAGTTCAAACGGGACTTATGCCCTTGCGGTGCAAGAACCATCGCAGGCATGATGCGGATGAAGTCGGCCGGAGCAATTCACTCCGGCCGACCGGGTTAGTTAAATATCCGGGCCCAAAGAGCCCGGCTTTGGTTGGCCCTGGAAGGACAAAGCTTTCTCAAAATGGTTCAGTTCCACCAACTCAATATAATCGTCTATCCGATTTGTCGTTCCCCATTTCACGCCGCCGAGCACCGCAGGCAGAGACGGACTAGATGATGCAACTGTTTGAGCCCGAAAGGCGAGTTTTGCAGCATCCCGTTTCTGCCGAGGAGCACAGGAAATCCCGCCAACGGCGGGACAAGTGACTGGGTGCCTTTTCTTTTGGTTTGTTTTCTTTGGCCAAACAAAGAAAATGAACGCTATTAGGCAAAGCCTACTTTCTCTTACCCGGCCCTGAGGACAGGGTTTCCTCTGTTATTATATCAACTTTCTGAGTTTAGCTAATCTTCAGATAATAAAAGGGTTATGGCGATTTGTTCGAGCCTATGTTCCACCAGAAGCCAGGAGTCAGAAGCCAGGAGAAAAGCTTTAAAATCAGTCATTCTGGCTCCTGGCTCCTGGCTTCTGGCTTCTGGATTCTTATCATGGAATGCCACTATGGATCTGAACCATTTTATGACAACAATCCAATAACATAAGACAAGTCAGAAAGTTGATTTATTATGAAAAAACTATTGGGCAACCTCATATGATTCAATCGCAATGAATCTGGTTTCCCCGTATGTCGTTACGGTTCCCTTGACCTTCACCTTCTCCCCGACCATTCTGACAACCTCATCCCCTTCAGTGGTATCGCCGATTTCAAAGATCTCTTCCTTGTCGGTGACTATCTGAAAGTTTTCAGTGACAATGCCGGTAATCGAGACCTCTTTCTCTTGTGTCTCACCTTCATCGGCTGCGGCAAACCCTGTTGAAAAGACGAACAACAGCAAAGTGACACCAAGTATCGCAATCCTGACAACGCCTTCCATGTCCATACACTCCTTAATGAATGATTATTGAAAAAACAACTCCAATTTTAACAAACAAATTCGATATCAGCCTTGTCCCTTCAGGCCCTCCACCTGTAACAAGGCTGAGAACTGTTCACGATCCGGAAACCTCGCCCCGTTCCCCGCCCCCTGAAGCAACCAACCGGCGAAAAAACCAGCTCCTGCATCCGAAACCTGACGGAATCAGGCCCGGTAGAGAATGACCCGTAGAGAGTCACCGGCGTTCTCCGCTTCATTGGCGATGGCCGACAGGGTCAGAAGCAGTTTCTCGTAAAACAGGATCGTCACCGTATCGAGCTCGTGCTCCAGCTTGTAAATCTCCTTGCTCAAGCGCCTGGCGATGCGGTCCGCTTTCCATTCTTCCTCACCCAACCCTTCAATCAGCTTCAGGACTTTCTTCGATTCGGCGCCGCCGAAAGAAGAATCTGCCAGATCCTGCATTTCAAGGGCTGCGGCCAACAGGTTCTCGCCGACCTTCAGCACCTGCTCGACCAGTTCGGCGAAACCGGCGACAAGGCCGGGATGGAGCCTGGTTTTCCTGATAATCAGGATAACCGCAAAATCCTTGGCATAATCCGCCATCCGTTCCTGGCAGTTGATAAATCCTTCCAGATCGGCCCGGTCCACCGGCAGGAAATAACGGTGGGTGAGCTGCTCCCTGATCTCATGCTTGATCTTGTCCGCCTGATATTCAAGCTTTGAGGTCTGGTCCTGCAGGTCCTGGATGGCAATATAGTTTTCATGAACCAGGGCCTCCATCAGCGGCTTGACCATCTGCAGACATTCATGGACCTTTTTGCTGTGCGCCACCATTGCCCCGAACGGAGACCGGCTGAAGAGATCCCCGATAAACCCGCCTTTCAACATTTGTCTTACTGTCATTTTTCCCTCTCTCTTCCTTGAACTAGATGATGGCCACCTCCGGCAGCGGCTTGATAAAGTTCTGCCGGAGACTATAGGTATAGGCGCCCTGGGTGGGAATCATCAGCACATCTCCCGGCTGGATGTCTTCTCCCCAGTAGTTGTACCCCCAAACATCATGCGGGGTACATAACGATCCGAGCACGTGGCATGGTTTCTCCTCCATGGCCGGCCGGCTCAGGTTCAACACCGGAAAATAATCGGTTTCAAAACGCTCCCAGCCGATACTGTTGGTCCCGCCGTCGGTGATCACCAGGTCGTCACCTTTCCGGTCGACAACCTGCAGCAGAAGATGCATCGCATCATTGCAGAGCCAGCGTCCCGGCTCAAAACAGATCCGGCAGGAAATCACCCTCAGGATGTGTTCTTTGATGGCCCGGCAGACTGCTTCGGCAAACGCCTCAATGGAAACCGTCGGCAGCCGGTAATGATTGCCGTTATTTTCAGGGGCGAGGCCCATGGCGAGGCGCAACTTTCCGGCCTCGGTCCCTGATTCCTGCAGCCACTCTCCCTGGGGGGGCCAGTATCCGCCGCCGATATCGATAAATTCAATCTGCCTGCGGGCGGAAGAAGGGAGGCGGGCAAGAATGGCGCCGAGTTTGCTGATAAACTCAAGCTGGGCCGCCGGAGTCAGATTCCAGCTGGTATGAAACTGAATCCCGGTAAACCGAAGATGCGGGCAGCGCTCCGCCTGTTCCTGGAATTCCAAAAGTTTTTCCGGCAGAATCCCGAACTTCCGCCAGAGTCCCTGCGGATTCGTGGTCAGTCTGACCCCGATCCGGACATTTTTATGGTGTTGTGCGGCAATCTCTTCCAGACGGGCGAGCTCCCCGAAACTGTCGACCAGAACAACCACTCTCTCCGCTTGCGCCACCGCATCACAGAGCTCACCCTCCGTTTTCCCAGGACCGCTGAAGACGATGTCTTCAGCTCCGAGCGAAACCGCCATCGCCAGTTCAAGGCCGCTTGAAACATCAAGCCCGGTCCCGCTCTGCATCAGAATTCGGGCAACCTCCGGGTGATTGTTGCTTTTCACCGCATAGTAGAAACCGACCTCGGACAAATGCGCCCTGAAAGCCGCCTGGAACTGGGCGGACTTTCGCCGCAGCACCTCTGATTCAAGAACATAAAGGGGGGATCCGTATTCACTGGCCAGAGAGAGATACTCCTGCCCCCGGGCGAAAAAGCCCTGCACAAAATCACGCAGCAGAGCCTCATCCATGAGAGGCGCCTCGGCAACAGGGGGAATCCTTGTGCAGGTGGACGAACCGTTTTCAGGCAGACTCATGCTCATTGACTGATCTCCACCCGGATCTTGCGTCTGAGTTCCCGGCACTGATCCAGCAGGTTGACATCCGGAGCGGCCTTGAAGACAAGATGGCCGAGAAACCATGATTCATAATCATCAGGGGGCATGGACACCCTGTGCCCGGGATGACGGATGATATTGATCTCCAGAACCCGAGGATCTTCCGGCAGGGAATCATATTCGATGTTCCGGAGCACTCCGCTCTCCGGCAGATGCAGACGCAAACCGACAAATTCGCCATCTTTTTTGACCGGCGGCACACTCTTTCTGCGCTCGGCAAAATCCAGGGCAAAGATCAGGATATCGACCATCCCGGCTTCCCGCATCAGGAAGGGAAGGCAATCACCGCCAGGCCTGGGAGTCATCTCGAGCAGAACAATCCCCTCATCGGCAACGAGAAAATCCACCATGCAGATGGCATCGGTCAACCCCAGGGCTTCCGCCGCCCTCTTCAGGATGCCGCCCAGGGCATCTCTGCCTCCGGCTTCCTCCGGCAATTCGTCCAGAACATAACCCATGATGGTGCCGAAAGGCTGTTTGTCACCTTTGATCTTTCTGGTGATCCGAACGATATCGACCTGGGAGTCCCGGATCGTGAAATCGCAACTGTACTCATCGCCATCGACATATTCCTCGGCCAGAAACCACTCGGAATCATTGCTGTAGAGGCGTTGCGCCTTTCTTTCGGCGAGTCCCCTGCTGATAATCTGGGTAGCTTTGCCGCAATCCTTGTTTTTACCGCAGTAGATGACGAGCTCACTCCCGCTGCCGGTCAGGGGTTTCAACACACACGGCCCGCCCAGCTCGTCCATGAACGAAGCGACTCCGGCCGCGGTCTGGACCAGTCTCGATTCCGGGCATCGCACCGAATTTGCCCGCCAGGCTTTTTTTGTCGCATTCTTGTCACGGCTCCGCCTGATAGCGGCAATGGAGGGGTATGTCAGAGAGTATTCACCAGCGAGCAATGCCGCCAACTCCATCGACTCGCAATCGAAGGCCATGATCCCGGAGAGAGAGAACTTTGTGCCGAGAAGATGCGCGGCCAGTTTTTCCTTCACCTCATCCTCATCGGCAAGGTCACAGAGAATCTCTTCATCAGCAGCGGGGGGAGGCTCGCAAGCCTCGTCGCGCACCGCAGGCAGGGTCAGGAAAAGCGCCCTGCCGGGAGAGGCCCTCCTGATCCATTCAATGTAATCCGCGGTGGTCCCGACCACCAGCACTCTGCTAGAATTGTCCACTGGCGTGCTTCAGAGCACCCTCAATTGGTTGGGCAGCATGACAATCCGGTTGTAGCTGCAGTTTGTATAAGGGACGGCCCTGCAGATGAAAACGTTCCTTCCAGCCGAAATCACCGCAGAGAAAATCAACCAGCGCGAGCTTCTCCTCGCAGGCCCATCTGAGGTGATGAAAATTGATCATCTTCGCCACCCCGACAAATTCGGAACTGGTCCCTCCGGCAAGCACGGTATAGGTATTGTTCCAGACCGCCCCGATATCGATGGCCGCAACTTCCCCACCCAGGAGCAGGGTGGTGATTCGTAAGAATCCCTGACCGTCCAGCCACTCCACGAGCCTTTCGAACGAGTTTAGAAATCTCGGTTCCCAGAAATACGACCAGCGGCCGAAGGCCTCCAGATTCATTCTGAACATCCGCTGGATATCAGCAAATTCTCCGTAACGGAATGAAACTCCATGCTTTTCGAGCTTGGCGCTGTCCTGGGCGAGCTTCTTTCTCGATTTGCCGGAAAATTCAAGCATATAATCGGAAAAGGAAAATCCGTATTCCCCAGGCCGGAACAGATATCCGGTTTCATCAACGGTGACCGGGCTGCCGGCGAGCCCTGCCGCCTCCTCGGTCAGATAGCGCAAGCGCGCCGGACCCGGGATATTTGCCAGCAACGCCTCCAGGGCCCGGACCGAACGGACCGGAATCCTGTTCTGTTCAAGCCAGGTTTTCCCCTGCCAGGTTTCCCCCGGGAAAATCCCGTAGCAGTCTGATTCTTCTATCCAGGAGAGCGCCAGTAGACCCTGAATTTTATTCCCCTCTTCAGCCACCAGGAAACTGGTGGGGCGGGCAAAGCCTGCCGCAAAAGAAGAACGCACTTCCCAGAGATCAAAAAAACAGGACACGGGCCAGATTTCGGCCCATAACCGTTTGCATTCCTCAGGGTCTGCGCACACCCTTG from Pseudomonadota bacterium harbors:
- a CDS encoding alanine racemase; translated protein: MSLPENGSSTCTRIPPVAEAPLMDEALLRDFVQGFFARGQEYLSLASEYGSPLYVLESEVLRRKSAQFQAAFRAHLSEVGFYYAVKSNNHPEVARILMQSGTGLDVSSGLELAMAVSLGAEDIVFSGPGKTEGELCDAVAQAERVVVLVDSFGELARLEEIAAQHHKNVRIGVRLTTNPQGLWRKFGILPEKLLEFQEQAERCPHLRFTGIQFHTSWNLTPAAQLEFISKLGAILARLPSSARRQIEFIDIGGGYWPPQGEWLQESGTEAGKLRLAMGLAPENNGNHYRLPTVSIEAFAEAVCRAIKEHILRVISCRICFEPGRWLCNDAMHLLLQVVDRKGDDLVITDGGTNSIGWERFETDYFPVLNLSRPAMEEKPCHVLGSLCTPHDVWGYNYWGEDIQPGDVLMIPTQGAYTYSLRQNFIKPLPEVAII
- a CDS encoding M48 family metalloprotease codes for the protein MNNKFGNRIFTRSMSRRDFLYLLSLSSAAYALTGCAVDPVTGRQQLVLMSEEGEISLDRQQSPQQFSMDYGVCQDRALNDYVGRVGSVIAATSHRPGMPYSFRAVNAVYVNAYAFPGGSIAVTRGILAELQDEAALAALLGHEIGHVNARHTAERMTKGTLVQLALAGSSGYMRSGEYAGYAPYLDKIGGLGAQVLLASYSRVDEREADSLGMEYMVRGGHNPKGMSGLMEVLVKKSQHKPNALELMFSTHPMSQERYDTAVRSVESQYASYRGRDMLRQRYMDNTAGIRKIRGALEDMQNGAGFMAAGEMNRAESSFADALKKAPDDYAALLMMAKCKMALKKDQEAVSFAEQAKRVYPTEAQAVQVSGVGKLALNRFSEAYQEFSGYDRMMPGNPSIAFLKGVSLEGMQKRQEAAEEYYRYLQQVREGGAAQHAYQRLQDWGVVK
- a CDS encoding LysE family translocator, coding for MIHYLLFGIVLGLSAGFAPGPLFALVISETLRHGVGSGIRVSLAPVITDLPIIFVSLFVLAKLSGFNTVLGIVSLLGGLFVFYMGWQNIRAGSFSPDQAEALPQSLAKGVLVNFLSPHPYLFWLSVGAPVVLKAAGVNGFAPILFVGGFYAMLIGSKVFLAVLAGRSKTFLAGRKYVLTMRILGGALCLLSLVLVRDGLKFLRLF
- a CDS encoding DUF47 family protein, producing the protein MTVRQMLKGGFIGDLFSRSPFGAMVAHSKKVHECLQMVKPLMEALVHENYIAIQDLQDQTSKLEYQADKIKHEIREQLTHRYFLPVDRADLEGFINCQERMADYAKDFAVILIIRKTRLHPGLVAGFAELVEQVLKVGENLLAAALEMQDLADSSFGGAESKKVLKLIEGLGEEEWKADRIARRLSKEIYKLEHELDTVTILFYEKLLLTLSAIANEAENAGDSLRVILYRA
- a CDS encoding ATP-grasp domain-containing protein; the protein is MDNSSRVLVVGTTADYIEWIRRASPGRALFLTLPAVRDEACEPPPAADEEILCDLADEDEVKEKLAAHLLGTKFSLSGIMAFDCESMELAALLAGEYSLTYPSIAAIRRSRDKNATKKAWRANSVRCPESRLVQTAAGVASFMDELGGPCVLKPLTGSGSELVIYCGKNKDCGKATQIISRGLAERKAQRLYSNDSEWFLAEEYVDGDEYSCDFTIRDSQVDIVRITRKIKGDKQPFGTIMGYVLDELPEEAGGRDALGGILKRAAEALGLTDAICMVDFLVADEGIVLLEMTPRPGGDCLPFLMREAGMVDILIFALDFAERRKSVPPVKKDGEFVGLRLHLPESGVLRNIEYDSLPEDPRVLEINIIRHPGHRVSMPPDDYESWFLGHLVFKAAPDVNLLDQCRELRRKIRVEISQ
- a CDS encoding GNAT family N-acetyltransferase; the protein is MKTRVCADPEECKRLWAEIWPVSCFFDLWEVRSSFAAGFARPTSFLVAEEGNKIQGLLALSWIEESDCYGIFPGETWQGKTWLEQNRIPVRSVRALEALLANIPGPARLRYLTEEAAGLAGSPVTVDETGYLFRPGEYGFSFSDYMLEFSGKSRKKLAQDSAKLEKHGVSFRYGEFADIQRMFRMNLEAFGRWSYFWEPRFLNSFERLVEWLDGQGFLRITTLLLGGEVAAIDIGAVWNNTYTVLAGGTSSEFVGVAKMINFHHLRWACEEKLALVDFLCGDFGWKERFHLQGRPLYKLQLQPDCHAAQPIEGALKHASGQF